The nucleotide sequence GCATTTGCTAAACCGATTGAAAAAAGGAGAACTAAAACGGATTCTATTAGTGGCGACTGGGGCTTTGCTGTCCCCGCTTTCCTTCCAGCAACAAGAATCTATTCCTTGCATTGCCCATGCGGTAGCGATTGAATCTAACCAGTAAGAGGAGACTATTATGACAGTAGCATCAGATGTGAAAATATGTACGGCCGGTTTAAAACAAGCAGAAGCCGTTTTTTCTAAGCTGGCCCTGTTGTCAAGTGATCCCGAAGCGCAACGGCTTTTTCATGAGAGTATGCTTACTATGCAGGAGATCATCGAGCGAATGAACAAGCGAATTTTTGAACTGGAAAATGAGGAACCGCAATATAAAGGGTTTTAGTCGGGGATGATTATATGACTCAGTGGCTAGAAGTCCTGATCCGGTCTATATCTTTTTTGACCATCTTATTTATCATTACAAAGGTAATTGGAAAAAGGCAAATTGCTCAGCTGTCCTTTTTTGAATATATTGCAGGCATCACAATTGGTAGCATTGTCGCTGAAGCTTCGCTAGCAAGAGAGCGGTCAATTATTGATGCTCTTATAGCAATTGCGGTATGGGGAATTATACCCGTTCTTGCTGACTATATTGCTATGAAGAGCAAATCAGCAAGAGGGGTGCTAGAAGGCCATAGCACAGTATTTATAAAAGATGGAAAAATTCTTGAGGATAATTTAAAGAAAGAAAAATATACAACAGACGAATTGCTTTCTTTATTGCGGAAAAAGAATATTTTCTCCTTAGAAGATGTGGAATATGCCGTGTTAGAGCAAGACGGAAATCTAAATGCTCTCTTGAAAAAAGATAAGCGTCCATTAACGAGAAGCGATTTACAAATGCTTTCAATCAATGAAAAAGAGCCCTATACCGTTATTATGGATGGGCGTGTATTAGTGGAGACACTTTCAAAAAGCGGCAAAACGAAGGAATGGCTGAATCAAGAGTTAGAAGCGGCCGGTGTGACACTTGAAAATGTGTTTCTCGGTCAAGTAAATTCTTATGGAGAACTGTACATCGATTTATTTGATGATCAGCTGCAGGCGCCTCCACCGCAGGAAAGGCCGTTATTGCTGGCAAACTTGAAGAAATTTGCTGCGGATATGGAAGCTTTCGCCTTAGCTACAGACTGCCAAAAAACAAAGAAAATGTATGAAAAAAATGCGGCGGATATTCAAAGGCTCATTCGGCAAACAAAGCCATATCTATCGAATTAAAGCTCTCTTGTTAGACAGTTTTTAATTCGATTTTTCTTAATTCAGTATGTGCAAAATTCAAAAAATGAATTTTTATTGGTTCTATAGCCAGTAATTTGCTAAAATAAAGATAAAGTAATCATACAAATAGGAAGGCAAAGGAGTGAGGAGTTTGCCAAGAGGTGAAGGAAAGTTCCTAATTAAGCAAAGAGCCTTTTTAAAACTTTTTATGATTCGTTTCGTAGAAGAAAATAAGTTGTATGGCATGCAGGCGATGGATGAACTGAAGATGACTTTTAAACAATTCGGCTATGAACCGAACCATTCGGAAATTTATCGGTCGCTTCATGAGTTAATTGATGATGGGATTTTAAAAAGACAGAAAAAATTGCAGGAAGGCGCCAAATATAAAGAAGTTGTCATTTATCAGTTTGCTGACTATGAAAAAGCAAAGCTTTATAAAAAGCAAGTAAAAACAGATCTCGATCGAAGCATGGGACTGTTGCGTAAAGCGCTGGAAGATGTATATTAACATAAAGGACAA is from Bacillus sp. PK3_68 and encodes:
- a CDS encoding DUF1657 domain-containing protein; the protein is MTVASDVKICTAGLKQAEAVFSKLALLSSDPEAQRLFHESMLTMQEIIERMNKRIFELENEEPQYKGF
- a CDS encoding DUF421 domain-containing protein; amino-acid sequence: MTQWLEVLIRSISFLTILFIITKVIGKRQIAQLSFFEYIAGITIGSIVAEASLARERSIIDALIAIAVWGIIPVLADYIAMKSKSARGVLEGHSTVFIKDGKILEDNLKKEKYTTDELLSLLRKKNIFSLEDVEYAVLEQDGNLNALLKKDKRPLTRSDLQMLSINEKEPYTVIMDGRVLVETLSKSGKTKEWLNQELEAAGVTLENVFLGQVNSYGELYIDLFDDQLQAPPPQERPLLLANLKKFAADMEAFALATDCQKTKKMYEKNAADIQRLIRQTKPYLSN
- a CDS encoding helix-turn-helix transcriptional regulator; translation: MPRGEGKFLIKQRAFLKLFMIRFVEENKLYGMQAMDELKMTFKQFGYEPNHSEIYRSLHELIDDGILKRQKKLQEGAKYKEVVIYQFADYEKAKLYKKQVKTDLDRSMGLLRKALEDVY